The Harmonia axyridis chromosome 3, icHarAxyr1.1, whole genome shotgun sequence nucleotide sequence agtatgtcttgactactttcgcagcatggggtcgagcattgtcttgctgtaaaatcactttatttgttattaatatttgtctCTCAATATTCGgttcaaacgcatcaattgcgttccataacgatcgcctgtgattgtttcagtcggttttaccaactcataatacattacgccgagctagtctcaccaaatactgagcatgatcttggaactgtgaatatttggtttggccgtcgacaaggaagcatggccggaatatccccatgattttctgggcttggaattatcgtaatgaacccatttttcgtctccagtcacaatgtgaaGATTGTGAAGATTTGGGCCtaaaacgaaaaataatttatgttcattTTGCCATTTTAGTGAGGAGGAGAGCTTGtgctaattttcaaaaatgttaaaaaaatcattcatataAAAATACTCGAGCGCCTCAGACATTCACGGTGTTTACCCGCTTTGTTTTTCTAACAACCGAGAGATATTTTTCTGACGAGTAATTAGGGGAGGATGGCTGTAAAAAAgggtagaaaaaaaaacaaaaagttattcGAGAGTGTCAGATATTCGAAGGGAATATTTATAAAACTCAAAAAAGTGTCCTATTAAAATATCTGACGATTTGGATGTGATCAAAAGTCATGgtagatttttgaaaatgtaaaaaaaaagtgaCCTTGAAATACTCAGCGCATCAGATTTTTACACAAACGGTTTAACTTGATGTTCTAGTCGTCCCAAATGATAATCTGTCAAATATATGAAGGAATATTCTTAATCtggaaatttgaaagaaaaaattttttttctatatgtaggtgtaattttattattatttattaatacaaaaaatatattaaaaaatataaaaaaaatgttttaatctTCATCCTCACTGGATTCATCTTCAAAATTGATTCCTCCTTGgtcaatttcttcttcattttgtgtttctgtaaaaaGGAAGAGttataaactttataattttctatttattttgtattatagtattaaaaaaaacgtACCTGAATCTGAAGTATCTCCTGATATGTCAGGTGTTATGACAATATCTTCGTATGCTTCATGCTTATTTATGGTTTGAGCTACATCGCCCCATGAAAATCGTCAGATTATTTTTATTCTGTTATTCTTACAggatttccttcaaaatgaagaaaaaattaatcacACTCGACTATTTCACAGtctcgtttttttttacattttttccacTCACCTATATCCTTATACCACGCTAAAATCATCagattattgaaatatattttgttctGTATGTATTTAACTTACCTAGCCTTAATCTGACGCGCTCGAGTTTTTCtgagaattgattttttttttttattaatctgacAGGCTATCCTCGGAGCACGCCCTTATATGAAGAGTTTATATATGGTAGGATTACAGTACAAGGAATAAGGTTTCTCCTCTTATAGTTTTCTGACACGCTCGAGTAACTCTTCAAACCCCCTCTTGGGCTCCCCTACTGGCCTACTATAacgatgcagacacaaatcgactaatattttgatggtggtatttttacaaatatctaagcttattgcatgacatctaggatctatttattttgactaccacttactgctatagccatctattgcaaaatggcggaagcaattTTGTACACCTGATAGAGATATAATGTAAATTAATAAGAAGTGTGGCAGTATTGTCAATAAGCTCATATGATTTGATGTTCTATGTAGTGTTATTTGTTCTGAAAATTcggtttgaaaaattgaaatacatGGTTTTTACTAGATGGAACAACATAAAAAAAGTTTATCTGTACGCGGGCCTGCTGTGATTATTAACCAGACCTAAATATTGGCCATTGTCCAAAACTCAAgtcttgaaatttttgagaaaatctaTTGAAGTGGTTGAAAGTtttgataaaatacataaaacatgCATAAACGAATAGGACAATTATCAAAACCGGGTTTCAGACTATCCAAATAGTCCCGCATTCGTATCGAAAGCATATATACAGTTATTCATGAAACACTGTTCAAAGAAATAGCTCTGATAGTCTGATCCTCTGAGAAATGCACAAATCTTTCAACGAATAAACGAATTACCTAAATCATGCTGCTGAATAAACCATCAATAAGAAACGTTAAATTCCCATGATCATGATACTCTTATGAACAATTAATGGACGAATACCTTCAAAGCAATATTATTGAAACATTTAGAAAGCgtgaatttttaattaaacaTTAATAGCGATCTGCTAttgttgtttattttcaatcaaaatcaaacgataattaaatttatttcaggctttcaaaatgaaataatgagtCTATATCTTAATTTCAACGTTTAATAATCGAAACATTACTGCGcaatcaatataaaaatctGTACTATAACTAGTTTCATTCcctaaatgtatttttttcgttttctttttttcgctttgattttcaaaatagcAGAAGTTGAAGATCCTGGTAGAAGGTTCAAACCAGATAGTGAATCTAATCTCAGTGAGAAAAAATTTATACTTGAACGAAAGAATAAGGGACGTTCTAAAGAGGGTGAGAAATTAGAATATTATGGTGATTATTCAGACAGCACATCATCAGAGAGCGATGATTCAGAATATGATGTTGATTTCCGTTCTGCCATACCAAAACCACTGAAAATAggtaatatttccaaaaatgaagaattttcaaattttttctcaaggaataataaaacattcaagGATAGGATAATTGAATTCAACAAGAAGCAAGCACTCAAGAAGGAAACAACTCCTTATAATAAAGAtaattggaagaaaaaaaatgagcaGTTTGATAAAGAGGAGATAATAgaacaaaatttaaaagattTAGATAAATCTGAAGGGACTCTTAAAAATGATAACATCAATTCAAAAGTGAATGTTTCATCTCGAAAAACAAAACCGAAATGGAAACCAGAATCATTTCGAAAACAAACTTACggagaacgaaaaaaaaatcttactgATGAAAAAACAGTAGAAAAGGTCTACTTGAACCCTAAAGAAcctcaaatttcaaatgaacctATGAAAGAAGCcatcttaaacaaaaagaaacaaGATAAAGGCGTTCCAAGCTCCATTGAATATTTATCAACTCCAATATTGAATAGCAAAATACAATTTGATAAAGGAGATAATATAGAACAAGATTATAAAGATGTGGAAAAATCTGAAGGAACCCATGAAAATGATAAGAACaattcaatatcaaatatttcatcTCAGAAAACAAAACCGAAAGGTCCACTCAAATGGAAACCAGAATCAATACAAAAACAGAGTTACgaagaatggaaaaaaaaacttactgatgaaaaaacagtaaaacagGTTAACTTGAACGCTAAAGAACCTCGAATTCTAAATGAACCTATGAAAGAAGCcatcttaaacaaaaagaaacaaGATAAAGATGTTTTGAGctccataaaaaattcatcatcCCCAATATTAAAAAGCAAAATACAATTTGATGAAGCAgagaaaaaagaacaaaattctAAAGATGTGGAAAAATCTGAAGGAACTCATGAAAATGATAAGAACAATTCAATATCGAATATTTCATCTCAGAAAACAAAACCGAAAGGTCAATCCAAATGGAAACCAGAATTAATACGAAAACCGACTTAtgaagaatggaaaaaaaaacttactGATGGAAAAACAGTAGAAAAGATCACCTTGAACAATCAAGAACCTCAAATTCTAAATGAACCTATGAAAGAAGCGACCTCAAACag carries:
- the LOC123675142 gene encoding homeobox protein 13-like isoform X2 produces the protein MYFFRFLFFALIFKIAEVEDPGRRFKPDSESNLSEKKFILERKNKGRSKEGEKLEYYGDYSDSTSSESDDSEYDVDFRSAIPKPLKIGNISKNEEFSNFFSRNNKTFKDRIIEFNKKQALKKETTPYNKDNWKKKNEQFDKEEIIEQNLKDLDKSEGTLKNDNINSKVNVSSRKTKPKWKPESFRKQTYGERKKNLTDEKTVEKVYLNPKEPQISNEPMKEAILNKKKQDKGVPSSIEYLSTPILNSKIQFDKGDNIEQDYKDVEKSEGTHENDKNNSISNISSQKTKPKGPLKWKPESIQKQSYEEWKKKLTDEKTVKQVNLNAKEPRILNEPMKEAILNKKKQDKDVLSSIKNSSSPILKSKIQFDEAEKKEQNSKDVEKSEGTHENDKNNSISNISSQKTKPKGQSKWKPELIRKPTYEEWKKKLTDGKTVEKITLNNQEPQILNEPMKEATSNRNKQEKVVSSSTKNPSSPISNTKKKHETFYKKAKNSHEDKEENSNKNKRVGQERKTINGNARKVSSKEETSYIDEESKDISENSNSQQSTEYDLNSYNSEGYDTENKSEEVDRYGDDEVDFKNNLTKENLQESDDESKLFEPKSFINRESKDNGQHSKISSTCDNSWSYIDEPIRFSEDNYPNWTETLQFKTSKIKGAKILGSIKPCGTLSQCVHSRKIIMSPWFPLLLKKGPLVGNYTSIRCGVTLISRSHAITASKCVLKANTGPLYLIFGNFNFADKDHDGLLRKVETIALIGEDMELAVLIFEELIFFNHVKPICLKAFDASEERHKNMKTVAWNWASESVDASDEIVTDDYCGTIKRIDKRNATLTAALICPRAENSSTSFCMRTKTTSGIRKMRSLVSH